A genomic window from Fusarium oxysporum Fo47 chromosome X, complete sequence includes:
- a CDS encoding general substrate transporter, with translation MSVFKDHFSTNHSCKDDEGHIDLCPEDSSLIVAILSGGAAIGALVAAPSGDSIGRRKTLLAAVTTFCIGAIFQICARATPMLLVGRLLAGVAVGAISVLVPLYQSETAPKWIRGTIICAYQFSITVGILTATTINVGTSNINSDAAYRIPLGLQLVPGLILAAGILYLPETPRFLVKKGRLDMTHPALVDELQEIIANHQYELTLGHDTYKALFARNSSLGRRTMTGCGLQMLQQLTGINFVMYYGTTFFSNAGINKPFLTNLAMIIINCVCTVPGLIVIESWGRRKLLMAGALGMGISQLLIAAVYSAANDKMEKSHGGASNMVLVIFCAINVFFYASSWGPVAWVVTSEIFPLKVRAKAMSVSTTANWLLNFGVAYAPPYILGRGANAFGLKIFFIWGTCCLLSIAFVWLMVYETSKMTLEQIDEMYERVRYAWESPGFNPTWSFQQMQNAGWAANGQPEQQAGDGHSTSNVNSTDDETHETAPIRPDNAHGSTTPMANLDFSY, from the exons ATGTCTGTCTTCAAAGACCACTTCAGCACCAACCATTCCTGCAAAGACGATGAAGGACACATCGATCTCTGTCCCGAAGACTCATCTCTCATCGTCGCCATTCTCAGCGGTGGAGCCGCCATCGGCGCTTTAGTCGCAGCTCCATCTGGTGACAGCATCGGGCGGCGGAAGACATTACTCGCAGCTGTCACCACATTTTGTATTGGAGCAATCTTTCAAATATGCGCTAGAGCAACACCAATGTTATTAGTAGGAAG GTTACTTGCTGGCGTTGCAGTCGGAGCTATTTCCGTTCTCGTCCCTCTTTACCAGTCCGAGACTGCACCGAAATGGATACGCGGGACCATCATATGCGCGTATCAGTTCTCCATCACGGTGGGGATATTAACTGCGACTACTATCAACGTCGGCACATCGAATATCAACAGCGATGCCGCATATCGGATACCACTTGGCCTCCAACTCGTACCCGGCCTCATCCTGGCCGCTGGTATTCTTTATCTCCCAGAGACTCCTCGGTTTCTCGTCAAGAAAGGACG ACTGGATATGACGCATCCTGCTCTGGTGGATGAGCTTCAAGAGATTATCGCAAATCATCAGTATGAACTAACCCTCGGTCACGATACATATAAAGCTCTCTTTGCGAGAAACTCCTCCCTTGGCCGTCGAACCATGACCGGATGTGGGCTACAAATGCTGCAACAACTAACTGGTATTAACTTCGTCATGTATTACGGAACCACTTTCTTCAGCAATGCCGGGATCAACAAGCCCTTCCTCACCAACCTAGccatgatcatcatcaactgcGTTTGCACAGTACCTGGTCTCATCGTAATCGAATCGTGGGGGAGACGCAAGCTCCTCATGGCTGGCGCTCTGGGCATGGGTATTTCTCAGTTGCTGATAGCAGCTGTGTACTCAGCTGCTAACGACAAGATGGAAAAGTCTCATGGAGGGGCCTCTAACATGGTCCTTGTCATCTTTTGTGCCATCAACGTGTTTTTCTACGCATCATCCTGGGGACCTGTTGCCTGGGTTGTTACTTCGGAGATCTTCCCACTCAAAGTTCGCGCGAAGGCCATGTCAgtatcaacaacagcaaacTGGCTCTTGAACTTCGGAGTAGCATACGCACCACCATATATCCTCGGCAGAGGTGCCAACGCATTCGGgctcaagatcttcttcatctgggGGACGTGTTGTCTCCTTTCCATTGCTTTCGTATGGCTGATGGTATACGAAACTAGCAAGATGACACTGGAGCAGATTGACGAGATGTACGAGAGAGTAAGATATGCATGGGAGAGTCCAGGGTTCAACCCTACATGGAGCTTCCAACAGATGCAGAACGCAGGCTGGGCAGCGAATGGGCAGCCAGAACAACAGGCTGGCGATGGACATTCAACATCGAACGTCAACTCGACAGACGATGAGACCCATGAAACGGCGCCGATAAGGCCAGATAATGCACACGGATCGACGACTCCTATGGCGAATTTGGATTTTAGTTACTAA
- a CDS encoding major facilitator superfamily domain-containing protein, with amino-acid sequence MANSLTTNDRKNDAAMQLQHLERYPSISQGTMMGNDVDPPKTYKRRFIGMVQLFVLNLCFTIAWIDLAPIVDFAAEHFGSSVPAINWFSTSFFLAALVAEYPASLVARRGLKLSMIVSGAFMVGGTWLMYGGTRIKSFSMALTGRCVIAIGQPFSLILAAPFSDAWFRSGSRATATAVSGLATILGSTIGQFIMAAWVESKDDVTQGVLYQSILLSAVCFTIPFIPAKPPTPPAPNTVHQISLSYAQEAKKLLSRPELYLAGIPFALTSGVFNAMSFLLFQISMPYGFTVDQCVIAGLLLIVPGLVVSLVAGRLADMFRCHLALLKGLALLDGAALLAFIWVAPSGNIGFLYSISSILSIGVIAPNGVAVEFITEIIYPLKPELALAAMWGTGQLLGAVLTIGCGYMNDAHGGLQPGVYLMVALGLVAVPLTWSLGVWGRREFVQLRRTAIQSHL; translated from the coding sequence ATGGCCAATTCGTTAACCACAAACGACCGCAAGAATGATGCTGCTATGCAACTCCAACATTTGGAGAGATATCCCTCTATCAGCCAGGGTACGATGATGGGCAACGACGTGGATCCGCCAAAGACCTACAAGCGGAGATTCATCGGCATGGTACAGCTTTTTGTTCTCAATCTGTGCTTCACTATAGCCTGGATTGACTTGGCGCCCATTGTGGACTTTGCAGCTGAGCACTTTGGAAGCTCGGTGCCCGCGATCAACTGGTTCTCTacatccttcttcctcgctgCCCTTGTGGCCGAGTACCCTGCGTCCTTGGTCGCGCGGCGAGGCTTAAAGCTTTCCATGATTGTGTCCGGTGCTTTTATGGTTGGAGGCACTTGGCTAATGTATGGAGGTACTCGAATCAAAAGCTTCAGCATGGCATTGACAGGACGTTGTGTCATTGCCATAGGACAGCCCTTCTCGCTTATCCTCGCCGCTCCCTTCTCAGATGCATGGTTTCGATCTGGGAGTAGAGCCACCGCGACAGCAGTCTCTGGATTAGCTACTATACTGGGCAGTACAATCGGGCAGTTTATTATGGCGGCCTGGGTAGAGTCAAAAGATGATGTGACACAGGGAGTCTTGTATCAGAGCATTTTGTTGTCGGCTGTCTGCTTCACAATCCCTTTCATTCCCGCAAAGCCCCCTAcccctccagctccaaacACTGTGCACCAAATATCTTTATCTTACGCACAGGAAGCAAAGAAGCTCCTCTCGAGGCCCGAACTCTACCTTGCTGGTATCCCATTTGCACTCACATCAGGAGTCTTCAACGCGATgtcctttcttcttttccagaTTTCTATGCCCTACGGATTCACCGTCGACCAATGTGTTATTGCTGGTCTACTACTTATCGTCCCAGGTCTGGTGGTCTCTCTTGTCGCGGGGAGGCTTGCAGATATGTTTAGATGCCATCTTGCCTTACTGAAGGGACTGGCGTTATTAGACGGTGCTGCCCTCCTCGCCTTTATTTGGGTTGCCCCTTCTGGAAATATCGGATTTCTATATAGTATCAGCAGTATCCTCAGTATCGGGGTGATTGCACCGAATGGCGTGGCCGTCGAGTTTATTACAGAAATCATATATCCGCTTAAACCGGAGCTTGCTCTCGCGGCCATGTGGGGTACAGGACAACTGTTGGGGGCTGTTTTAACGATTGGCTGTGGGTATATGAACGACGCTCATGGCGGTCTACAGCCAGGTGTCTATCTCATGGTTGCGCTAGGCTTGGTAGCCGTCCCGCTGACCTGGTCGCTTGGGGTTTGGGGTAGACGGGAATTTGTACAACTTCGGCGAACTGCCATTCAGAGTCATCTATAG
- a CDS encoding major facilitator superfamily domain-containing protein, giving the protein MSDPNPAKHEASLALTQVPSEVAQKAVVDEDIVSDSRTDDADDRPIVPMTWRLVSVLLICLISFGASWSARLTSSLKSTIKKELDINNTQFALLEASEEFLVTLLMMASGILTDRIGGAGAMLYGNLIMTAGALVIAGAATCRSFPLMIFGKVAAALGDIATQIAYYRVFAGWFAPGGGFGTTIGLQIGIARIGGFVGSSTANVISKNTGNFAWVFWIGACVAFFTNLCTLVFFFFTKIAHKRFRPPPDPATGEALVEKNRKFDLNKIIQLPWVFWAIMLFSMVQTSCSNIYSQNATELAEHRFGVDAVAAGWYASLSQYAGFFLSPLIGAVIDTYGHRVTQMAICGTGMLLSMGLINWGTTTSSAAASYAFYAIFKTFGPVTIIEGIRTSMWHQDVFGTAYAAKVTMNNATNIIIRIITGVIQDADDGSYDRVTIVYVFLATASTVVSLAMLIGTFWAPDLQILQFSRKQRILRGDMINDRKAKSQGPTGKKARMISKVCFAALFVYVLGSWAAWIWGAATGNN; this is encoded by the exons ATGAGTGATCCAAATCCTGCGAAGCATGAAGCTTCTTTAGCATTGACACAAGTTCCTTCTGAAGTAGCTCAAAAAGCCGTTGTTGACGAAGATATCGTCTCTGACTCTAGAACTGACGATGCAGACGACCGGCCAATCGTTCCAATGACTTGGAGGCTTGTTTCCGTCCTGCTCATCTGTCTGATCAGCTTtggagcttcttggtctGCCCGATTGACATCGTCACTGAAGAGcaccatcaagaaggaattagacatcaacaacacacAGTTCGCACTGCTAGAGGCTAGTGAGGAGTTCTTGGTCACATTATTGATGATGGCCTCTGGCATTCTGACGGACCGGATTGGCGGTGCTG GTGCCATGCTCTACGGAAACTTGATCATGACAGCGGGCGCTCTAGTCATCGCAGGCGCAGCGACATGCAGGTCCTTTCCGCTCATGATCTTTGGCAAAGTCGCTGCAGCGTTAGGAGACATTGCCACTCAAATCGCGTATTACAGAGTTTTTGCAGGATGGTTTGCACCTGGTGGAGGCTTTGGCACTACCATAGGTCTGCAGATCGGCATTGCGAGAATTGGCGGTTTTGTTGGAAGCTCCACGGCCAACGTCATTTCTAAG AATACCGGAAACTTTGCTTGGGTCTTCTGGATCGGTGCATGCGTCGCCTTCTTCACAAACCTGTGCACacttgtcttcttcttctttacGAAAATTGCACATAAGCGCTTTCGCCCGCCACCTGATCCAGCGACCGGAGAGGCACTTGTTGAGAAAAACAGGAAGTTCGACCTTAACAAGATTATACAATTACCTTGGGTCTTCTGGGCGATTATGCTTTTCTCAATGGTGCAGACAAGTTGCTCTAACATCTATTCTCAAAATGCCACTGAGCTTGCTGAGCATCGTTTTGGAGTTGATGCTGTGGCGGCTGGTTGGTATGCCTCTTTGTCGCAGTATGCCG GCTTTTTCCTCAGTCCCTTGATCGGAGCTGTCATCGACACTTACGGCCACCGTGTAACGCAAATGGCTATTTGTGGCACTGGCATGCTATTATCGATGGGACTTATCAATTGGGGCACTACGACCAGCAGCGCAGCGGCTTCATATGCCTTCTACGCCATCTTCAAGACTTTCGGCCCTGTGACTATTATTGAGGGGATCCGAACGAGTATGTGGCATCAAGATGTTTTTGGTACTGCTTATGCTGCCAAGGTGACGATGAATAACGC GACTAATATCATCATCCGCATCATCACCGGTGTCATCCAAGATGCCGACGATGGTTCTTACGATCGAGTTACCATTGTCTATGTCTTCCTCGCTACCGCCTCTACCGTTGTATCTTTAGCAATGCTGATCGGCACCTTCTGGGCTCCTGACCTACAAATCCTGCAATTCTCACGAAAGCAGCGGATCTTGCGCGGAGATATGATCAATGATCGCAAGGCAAAGAGCCAGGGACCCACTGGCAAGAAGGCTAGGATGATTAGCAAGGTCTGTTTTGCTGCGCTGTTCGTGTATGTGTTGGGAAGCTGGGCAGCTTGGATCTGGGGCGCTGCGACGGGGAACAATTAG
- a CDS encoding Alpha/beta hydrolase fold-1 → MSEKPVLLFVHGAWHPPTCYDAIKTALTNLGYECVIPKLPSVGSESHGVTWEADKAKIIETAEPFFNQSREVVLIAHSYGGIPATAATQDQGTEERAKRGLNGGFHSIIFLAAFAIPVKGWDLITTFGGAYPPWLRAGEKYTKNQITRMAEGARESVYSGCTEEAIDKALESTEPHSQDAFETSLDFIASDITIPKTYIICENDQLILLPLQEKLVESTPGMRSARLAAGHSPFVEKTEETAELIVKIIEEEV, encoded by the exons ATGAGCGAGAAACCAGTTCTACTTTTTGTTCATGGAGCATGGCATCCCCCGACATGCTACGACGCCATCAAAACCGCCCTCACCAACCTCGGCTACGAATGCGTCATCCCCAAACTTCCCTCTGTAGGCTCTGAAAGTCACGGCGTTACGTGGGAAGCGGACAAAGCCAAGATCATCGAGACAGCAGAGCCATTCTTCAACCAAAGTCGCGAAGTCGTTCTCATCGCTCATTCTTACGGCGGCATTCCCGCGACTGCCGCGACGCAAGATCAGGGAACGGAAGAGCGTGCGAAACGCGGCTTGAATGGTGGATTCCACTCGATTATTTTCTTAGCTGCATTTGCTATCCCGGTCAAGGGCTGGGATCTCATCACGACTTTTGGTGGGGCTTATCCTCCATGGTTGCGGGCTGGCGAGAAGTATACAAAG AATCAAATTACTAGGATGGCGGAGGGAGCGAGGGAAAGTGTGTACAGTGGTTGTACCGAAGAAGCAATAGATAAGGCCTTGGAGTCTACGGAACCGCATTCTCAGGATGCGTTTGAGACGAGTCTGGATTTCATCGCATCGGATATCACTATTCCGAAGACATATATCATTTGCGAAAATGATCAGCTTATCCTGTTGCCTCTTCAAGAAAAGCTTGTTGAGTCAACGCCTGGGATGAGATCTGCAAGGCTGGCGGCGGGTCATAGTCCGTTCGTGGAGAAGACGGAGGAAACAGCAGAACTAATTGTGAAGATcatcgaggaagaagtttAG